The following coding sequences lie in one Nycticebus coucang isolate mNycCou1 chromosome 18, mNycCou1.pri, whole genome shotgun sequence genomic window:
- the EXOC7 gene encoding exocyst complex component 7 isoform X7 encodes MIPPQEASARRREIEDKLKQEEETLSFIRDSLEKSDQLTKNMVSILSSFESRLMKLENSIIPVHKQTENLQRLQENVEKTLSCLDHVISYYHVASDTEKIIREGPTGRLEEYLGSMAKIQKAVEYFQDNSPDSPELNKVKLLFERGKESLESEFRSLMTRHSKVVSPVLILDLISPDDELEVQEDVALEHLPESVLQDVIRISRWLVEYGRNQDFMNVYYQIRSSQLDRSIKGLREHFRKSSSSSGVPYSPAIPNKRKDTPTKKPVKRPGRDDMLDVETDAYIHCVSAFVKLAQSEYQLLADIIPEHHQKKTFDSLIQDALDGLMLEGENIVSAARKAIIRHDFSTVLTVFPILRHLKQTKPEFDQVLQGTAASTKNKLPNLITSMETIGAKALEDFADNIKNDPDKEYNMPKDGTVHELTSNAILFLQQLLDFQETAGAMLASQVLGDTYNIPLDPRETSSSASSYSSEFSKRLLSTYICKVLGNLQLNLLSKSKVYEDPALSAIFLHNNYNYILKSLEKSELIQLVAVTQKTAERSYREHIEHQIQTYQRSWLKVIDYIAEKNLPVFQPGVKLRDKERQMIKERFKGFNDGLEELCKIQKAWAIPDTEQRDKIRQAQKNIVKRTYRDFLDRFGNVSFTKNPDKYIKYQVEQVGDMIDRLFDTSA; translated from the exons ATGATCCCCCCACAGGAGGCTTCCGCCCGGCGGCGGGAGATTGAGGACAAACTGAAGCAG GAGGAGGAGACGCTGTCCTTCATCCGAGACAGCCTGGAGAAAAGCGACCAGCTGACCAAGAACATG GTGTCTATCCTGTCGTCCTTTGAGAGCCGTCTCATGAAGCTGGAAAACTCCATCATCCCTGTGCACAAGCAAACAGAGAATTTGCAGCGGCTGCAGGAAAATGTTGAGAAGACGTTGTCGTGCCTGGACCATGTCATCAGCTACTACCACGTGGCCAGTGACACTGAGAAGATCATTAGGGAAGG CCCCACAGGTAGGCTGGAAGAGTACCTGGGAAGCATGGCCAAGATTCAGAAGGCTGTGGAGTATTTCCAGGACAACAGCCCAGACAGCCCAGAGCTCAACAAAGTG AAGCTGCTGTTTGAACGGGGAAAGGAGTCCCTGGAGTCTGAGTTCCGAAGCTTAATGACTCGGCATAGTAAGGTCGTCTCCCCTGTGCTCATCCTGGATCTGATCAGTCCCGATGACGAGCTGGAGGTCCAGGAGGACGTGGCCCTGGAGCACCTGCCAGAGAGTGTCCTCCAGGATGTGATCCGTATCTCCCGCTGGCTGGTGGAATATGGCCGCAACCAAG ATTTCATGAATGTCTACTACCAGATTCGCTCCAGCCAGCTGGACCGCTCCATCAAGGGCCTGAGGGAGCATTTCCGGAAGAGCAGTTCTTCCTCTGGGGTTCCCTACTCCCCTGCTATCCCCAACAAGAGGAAAGACACACCCACCAAGAAGCCAGTCAAGCGGCCAG GGAGAGATGACATGCTGGATGTGGAGACTGATGCCTATATCCACTGCGTCAGTGCCTTTGTCAAGCTGGCCCAGAGCGAGTACCAGTTGCTGGCTGACATCATCCCTGAGCACCATCAGAAGAAGACCTTTGACTCCCTGATACAG GACGCACTGGACGGGCTGATGCTCGAGGGCGAGAACATTGTGTCTGCTGCCCGGAAGGCCATCATCCGGCATGACTTCTCCACAGTGCTCACTGTCTTCCCCATCTTGCGGCACCTTAAGCAGACCAAGCCTGAGTTTGACCAGGTGCTTCAG ggcactgctgccaGCACCAAGAACAAGCTGCCCAACCTCATCACCTCCATGGAAACCATAGGAGCCAAAGCACTAGAGGACTTTGCAGACAACATCAAg AACGACCCAGACAAGGAGTACAACATGCCCAAGGATGGCACTGTGCACGAGCTCACAAGCAAC GCCATCCTCTTCCTGCAGCAGCTTCTGGACTTCCAGGAAACAGCAGGCGCCATGCTGGCCTCCCAAG TTCTTGGGGACACATACAATATTCCTTTAGACCCCCGAG AGACTAGTTCTTCAGCCAGCAGCTATAGCTCCGAGTTCAGCAAGCGACTGCTAAGCACCTATATCT GTAAAGTCCTGGGCAACCTGCAGTTGAATTTGTTGAGCAAGTCCAAGGTGTATGAGGACCCAGCTCTTAGCGCCATCTTCCTGCACAACAACTATAACTACATCCTCAAGTCCCTGGAGAA gtCTGAGTTGATCCAGCTGGTAGCTGTGACCCAGAAGACTGCTGAGCGCTCCTACCGGGAACACATCGAGCACCAGATCCAGACCTACCAGCGCAG TTGGTTAAAGGTGATTGATTATATCGCAGAGAAGAATCTACCTGTGTTCCAACCAGGAGTCAAG CTCCGGGACAAGGAACGGCAGATGATCAAGGAACGCTTTAAG GGCTTCAATGATGGCCTTGAAGAGTTGTGCAAGATCCAGAAGGCCTGGGCTATTCCAGACACAGAACAGAGGGACAAGATTCGCCAGGCTCAGAAAAACATCGTCAAGAGGACCTACAGGGACTTTCTGGACAG GTTTGGCAACGTGTCCTTCACCAAGAACCCTGACAAGTACATCAAGTACCAAGTGGAGCAGGTGGGCGACATGATCGATCGCCTTTTCGACACCTCGGCCTGA
- the EXOC7 gene encoding exocyst complex component 7 isoform X8, with translation MIPPQEASARRREIEDKLKQEEETLSFIRDSLEKSDQLTKNMVSILSSFESRLMKLENSIIPVHKQTENLQRLQENVEKTLSCLDHVISYYHVASDTEKIIREGPTGRLEEYLGSMAKIQKAVEYFQDNSPDSPELNKVKLLFERGKESLESEFRSLMTRHSKVVSPVLILDLISPDDELEVQEDVALEHLPESVLQDVIRISRWLVEYGRNQDFMNVYYQIRSSQLDRSIKGLREHFRKSSSSSGVPYSPAIPNKRKDTPTKKPVKRPGRDDMLDVETDAYIHCVSAFVKLAQSEYQLLADIIPEHHQKKTFDSLIQDALDGLMLEGENIVSAARKAIIRHDFSTVLTVFPILRHLKQTKPEFDQVLQGTAASTKNKLPNLITSMETIGAKALEDFADNIKNDPDKEYNMPKDGTVHELTSNAILFLQQLLDFQETAGAMLASQETSSSASSYSSEFSKRLLSTYICKVLGNLQLNLLSKSKVYEDPALSAIFLHNNYNYILKSLEKSELIQLVAVTQKTAERSYREHIEHQIQTYQRSWLKVIDYIAEKNLPVFQPGVKLRDKERQMIKERFKGFNDGLEELCKIQKAWAIPDTEQRDKIRQAQKNIVKRTYRDFLDRFGNVSFTKNPDKYIKYQVEQVGDMIDRLFDTSA, from the exons ATGATCCCCCCACAGGAGGCTTCCGCCCGGCGGCGGGAGATTGAGGACAAACTGAAGCAG GAGGAGGAGACGCTGTCCTTCATCCGAGACAGCCTGGAGAAAAGCGACCAGCTGACCAAGAACATG GTGTCTATCCTGTCGTCCTTTGAGAGCCGTCTCATGAAGCTGGAAAACTCCATCATCCCTGTGCACAAGCAAACAGAGAATTTGCAGCGGCTGCAGGAAAATGTTGAGAAGACGTTGTCGTGCCTGGACCATGTCATCAGCTACTACCACGTGGCCAGTGACACTGAGAAGATCATTAGGGAAGG CCCCACAGGTAGGCTGGAAGAGTACCTGGGAAGCATGGCCAAGATTCAGAAGGCTGTGGAGTATTTCCAGGACAACAGCCCAGACAGCCCAGAGCTCAACAAAGTG AAGCTGCTGTTTGAACGGGGAAAGGAGTCCCTGGAGTCTGAGTTCCGAAGCTTAATGACTCGGCATAGTAAGGTCGTCTCCCCTGTGCTCATCCTGGATCTGATCAGTCCCGATGACGAGCTGGAGGTCCAGGAGGACGTGGCCCTGGAGCACCTGCCAGAGAGTGTCCTCCAGGATGTGATCCGTATCTCCCGCTGGCTGGTGGAATATGGCCGCAACCAAG ATTTCATGAATGTCTACTACCAGATTCGCTCCAGCCAGCTGGACCGCTCCATCAAGGGCCTGAGGGAGCATTTCCGGAAGAGCAGTTCTTCCTCTGGGGTTCCCTACTCCCCTGCTATCCCCAACAAGAGGAAAGACACACCCACCAAGAAGCCAGTCAAGCGGCCAG GGAGAGATGACATGCTGGATGTGGAGACTGATGCCTATATCCACTGCGTCAGTGCCTTTGTCAAGCTGGCCCAGAGCGAGTACCAGTTGCTGGCTGACATCATCCCTGAGCACCATCAGAAGAAGACCTTTGACTCCCTGATACAG GACGCACTGGACGGGCTGATGCTCGAGGGCGAGAACATTGTGTCTGCTGCCCGGAAGGCCATCATCCGGCATGACTTCTCCACAGTGCTCACTGTCTTCCCCATCTTGCGGCACCTTAAGCAGACCAAGCCTGAGTTTGACCAGGTGCTTCAG ggcactgctgccaGCACCAAGAACAAGCTGCCCAACCTCATCACCTCCATGGAAACCATAGGAGCCAAAGCACTAGAGGACTTTGCAGACAACATCAAg AACGACCCAGACAAGGAGTACAACATGCCCAAGGATGGCACTGTGCACGAGCTCACAAGCAAC GCCATCCTCTTCCTGCAGCAGCTTCTGGACTTCCAGGAAACAGCAGGCGCCATGCTGGCCTCCCAAG AGACTAGTTCTTCAGCCAGCAGCTATAGCTCCGAGTTCAGCAAGCGACTGCTAAGCACCTATATCT GTAAAGTCCTGGGCAACCTGCAGTTGAATTTGTTGAGCAAGTCCAAGGTGTATGAGGACCCAGCTCTTAGCGCCATCTTCCTGCACAACAACTATAACTACATCCTCAAGTCCCTGGAGAA gtCTGAGTTGATCCAGCTGGTAGCTGTGACCCAGAAGACTGCTGAGCGCTCCTACCGGGAACACATCGAGCACCAGATCCAGACCTACCAGCGCAG TTGGTTAAAGGTGATTGATTATATCGCAGAGAAGAATCTACCTGTGTTCCAACCAGGAGTCAAG CTCCGGGACAAGGAACGGCAGATGATCAAGGAACGCTTTAAG GGCTTCAATGATGGCCTTGAAGAGTTGTGCAAGATCCAGAAGGCCTGGGCTATTCCAGACACAGAACAGAGGGACAAGATTCGCCAGGCTCAGAAAAACATCGTCAAGAGGACCTACAGGGACTTTCTGGACAG GTTTGGCAACGTGTCCTTCACCAAGAACCCTGACAAGTACATCAAGTACCAAGTGGAGCAGGTGGGCGACATGATCGATCGCCTTTTCGACACCTCGGCCTGA
- the EXOC7 gene encoding exocyst complex component 7 isoform X2, with protein sequence MIPPQEASARRREIEDKLKQEEETLSFIRDSLEKSDQLTKNMVSILSSFESRLMKLENSIIPVHKQTENLQRLQENVEKTLSCLDHVISYYHVASDTEKIIREGPTGRLEEYLGSMAKIQKAVEYFQDNSPDSPELNKVKLLFERGKESLESEFRSLMTRHSKVVSPVLILDLISPDDELEVQEDVALEHLPESVLQDVIRISRWLVEYGRNQDFMNVYYQIRSSQLDRSIKGLREHFRKSSSSSGVPYSPAIPNKRKDTPTKKPVKRPGTIRKAQNLLKQYSQHGLDGKKGGSNLIPLEGHEHDFRVKHLSEAPNDKHGPLAGRDDMLDVETDAYIHCVSAFVKLAQSEYQLLADIIPEHHQKKTFDSLIQDALDGLMLEGENIVSAARKAIIRHDFSTVLTVFPILRHLKQTKPEFDQVLQGTAASTKNKLPNLITSMETIGAKALEDFADNIKNDPDKEYNMPKDGTVHELTSNAILFLQQLLDFQETAGAMLASQETSSSASSYSSEFSKRLLSTYICKVLGNLQLNLLSKSKVYEDPALSAIFLHNNYNYILKSLEKSELIQLVAVTQKTAERSYREHIEHQIQTYQRSWLKVIDYIAEKNLPVFQPGVKLRDKERQMIKERFKGFNDGLEELCKIQKAWAIPDTEQRDKIRQAQKNIVKRTYRDFLDRFGNVSFTKNPDKYIKYQVEQVGDMIDRLFDTSA encoded by the exons ATGATCCCCCCACAGGAGGCTTCCGCCCGGCGGCGGGAGATTGAGGACAAACTGAAGCAG GAGGAGGAGACGCTGTCCTTCATCCGAGACAGCCTGGAGAAAAGCGACCAGCTGACCAAGAACATG GTGTCTATCCTGTCGTCCTTTGAGAGCCGTCTCATGAAGCTGGAAAACTCCATCATCCCTGTGCACAAGCAAACAGAGAATTTGCAGCGGCTGCAGGAAAATGTTGAGAAGACGTTGTCGTGCCTGGACCATGTCATCAGCTACTACCACGTGGCCAGTGACACTGAGAAGATCATTAGGGAAGG CCCCACAGGTAGGCTGGAAGAGTACCTGGGAAGCATGGCCAAGATTCAGAAGGCTGTGGAGTATTTCCAGGACAACAGCCCAGACAGCCCAGAGCTCAACAAAGTG AAGCTGCTGTTTGAACGGGGAAAGGAGTCCCTGGAGTCTGAGTTCCGAAGCTTAATGACTCGGCATAGTAAGGTCGTCTCCCCTGTGCTCATCCTGGATCTGATCAGTCCCGATGACGAGCTGGAGGTCCAGGAGGACGTGGCCCTGGAGCACCTGCCAGAGAGTGTCCTCCAGGATGTGATCCGTATCTCCCGCTGGCTGGTGGAATATGGCCGCAACCAAG ATTTCATGAATGTCTACTACCAGATTCGCTCCAGCCAGCTGGACCGCTCCATCAAGGGCCTGAGGGAGCATTTCCGGAAGAGCAGTTCTTCCTCTGGGGTTCCCTACTCCCCTGCTATCCCCAACAAGAGGAAAGACACACCCACCAAGAAGCCAGTCAAGCGGCCAG GGACGATCCGTAAGGCTCAGAACCTTCTGAAACAGTATTCCCAGCATGGTCTAGATGGGAAAAAGGGGGGCTCTAACCTCATTCCTCTGGAAG GTCACGAGCATGATTTCCGAGTTAAGCACCTGTCTGAGGCCCCGAACGACAAGCACGGGCCACTGGCTG GGAGAGATGACATGCTGGATGTGGAGACTGATGCCTATATCCACTGCGTCAGTGCCTTTGTCAAGCTGGCCCAGAGCGAGTACCAGTTGCTGGCTGACATCATCCCTGAGCACCATCAGAAGAAGACCTTTGACTCCCTGATACAG GACGCACTGGACGGGCTGATGCTCGAGGGCGAGAACATTGTGTCTGCTGCCCGGAAGGCCATCATCCGGCATGACTTCTCCACAGTGCTCACTGTCTTCCCCATCTTGCGGCACCTTAAGCAGACCAAGCCTGAGTTTGACCAGGTGCTTCAG ggcactgctgccaGCACCAAGAACAAGCTGCCCAACCTCATCACCTCCATGGAAACCATAGGAGCCAAAGCACTAGAGGACTTTGCAGACAACATCAAg AACGACCCAGACAAGGAGTACAACATGCCCAAGGATGGCACTGTGCACGAGCTCACAAGCAAC GCCATCCTCTTCCTGCAGCAGCTTCTGGACTTCCAGGAAACAGCAGGCGCCATGCTGGCCTCCCAAG AGACTAGTTCTTCAGCCAGCAGCTATAGCTCCGAGTTCAGCAAGCGACTGCTAAGCACCTATATCT GTAAAGTCCTGGGCAACCTGCAGTTGAATTTGTTGAGCAAGTCCAAGGTGTATGAGGACCCAGCTCTTAGCGCCATCTTCCTGCACAACAACTATAACTACATCCTCAAGTCCCTGGAGAA gtCTGAGTTGATCCAGCTGGTAGCTGTGACCCAGAAGACTGCTGAGCGCTCCTACCGGGAACACATCGAGCACCAGATCCAGACCTACCAGCGCAG TTGGTTAAAGGTGATTGATTATATCGCAGAGAAGAATCTACCTGTGTTCCAACCAGGAGTCAAG CTCCGGGACAAGGAACGGCAGATGATCAAGGAACGCTTTAAG GGCTTCAATGATGGCCTTGAAGAGTTGTGCAAGATCCAGAAGGCCTGGGCTATTCCAGACACAGAACAGAGGGACAAGATTCGCCAGGCTCAGAAAAACATCGTCAAGAGGACCTACAGGGACTTTCTGGACAG GTTTGGCAACGTGTCCTTCACCAAGAACCCTGACAAGTACATCAAGTACCAAGTGGAGCAGGTGGGCGACATGATCGATCGCCTTTTCGACACCTCGGCCTGA
- the EXOC7 gene encoding exocyst complex component 7 isoform X9 has product MIPPQEASARRREIEDKLKQEEETLSFIRDSLEKSDQLTKNMVSILSSFESRLMKLENSIIPVHKQTENLQRLQENVEKTLSCLDHVISYYHVASDTEKIIREGPTGRLEEYLGSMAKIQKAVEYFQDNSPDSPELNKVKLLFERGKESLESEFRSLMTRHSKVVSPVLILDLISPDDELEVQEDVALEHLPESVLQDVIRISRWLVEYGRNQDFMNVYYQIRSSQLDRSIKGLREHFRKSSSSSGVPYSPAIPNKRKDTPTKKPVKRPGRTGRADARGREHCVCCPEGHHPA; this is encoded by the exons ATGATCCCCCCACAGGAGGCTTCCGCCCGGCGGCGGGAGATTGAGGACAAACTGAAGCAG GAGGAGGAGACGCTGTCCTTCATCCGAGACAGCCTGGAGAAAAGCGACCAGCTGACCAAGAACATG GTGTCTATCCTGTCGTCCTTTGAGAGCCGTCTCATGAAGCTGGAAAACTCCATCATCCCTGTGCACAAGCAAACAGAGAATTTGCAGCGGCTGCAGGAAAATGTTGAGAAGACGTTGTCGTGCCTGGACCATGTCATCAGCTACTACCACGTGGCCAGTGACACTGAGAAGATCATTAGGGAAGG CCCCACAGGTAGGCTGGAAGAGTACCTGGGAAGCATGGCCAAGATTCAGAAGGCTGTGGAGTATTTCCAGGACAACAGCCCAGACAGCCCAGAGCTCAACAAAGTG AAGCTGCTGTTTGAACGGGGAAAGGAGTCCCTGGAGTCTGAGTTCCGAAGCTTAATGACTCGGCATAGTAAGGTCGTCTCCCCTGTGCTCATCCTGGATCTGATCAGTCCCGATGACGAGCTGGAGGTCCAGGAGGACGTGGCCCTGGAGCACCTGCCAGAGAGTGTCCTCCAGGATGTGATCCGTATCTCCCGCTGGCTGGTGGAATATGGCCGCAACCAAG ATTTCATGAATGTCTACTACCAGATTCGCTCCAGCCAGCTGGACCGCTCCATCAAGGGCCTGAGGGAGCATTTCCGGAAGAGCAGTTCTTCCTCTGGGGTTCCCTACTCCCCTGCTATCCCCAACAAGAGGAAAGACACACCCACCAAGAAGCCAGTCAAGCGGCCAG GACGCACTGGACGGGCTGATGCTCGAGGGCGAGAACATTGTGTCTGCTGCCCGGAAGGCCATCATCCGGCATGA